A genome region from Drosophila simulans strain w501 chromosome 2R, Prin_Dsim_3.1, whole genome shotgun sequence includes the following:
- the LOC6735144 gene encoding 32 kDa beta-galactoside-binding lectin, producing the protein MLTEFAGNLSHPLEFGHVLEVVAKTIDGAARFHINLCTAKSTVDPNADIGLRFSCYFRNDVIVRNSRINGAWGEEETHVLDPNTLPNPIVSGEFFLVYILCCEDSFAISINSREFCRFRYRMPLAAIRALEIRDQIQVIKQVDHRTVFPNPWPAVHASDYFKAFSNDQPILFSPGHVIVLTARCFENKKGQFIIKFMDSDTKREELHFSVRFDEKAVVRNSMNKNFDFGNEERHGGFPFVFNQQFKLALAFTEREVLTAVDGYNFFSYTWRTPNAMMNLVGFKVTSINGLVVQITGVDHLQTGDPTCAGFEKYSRHDYECV; encoded by the exons ATGTTGACCGAATTCGCTGGCAATCTATCGCATCCGCTGGAGTTTGGTCATGTTCTGGAGGTCGTGGCCAAGACCATCGATGGAGCAGCCAG GTTCCACATTAACCTCTGCACGGCCAAGAGCACGGTCGATCCGAACGCGGATATTGGGCTACGCTTTTCATGCTATTTTCGGAACGATGTGATCGTTCGAAATTCCCGGATAAACGGCGCCTGGGGCGAGGAGGAGACCCATGTCCTGGACCCCAACACCCTGCCCAATCCCATTGTCAGTGGCGAGTTCTTTTTGGTCTACATCCTTTGTTGCGAGGACAGCTTTGCCATCTCGATAAATAGCCGAGAGTTCTGCAGATTCCGCTACCGCATGCCGTTGGCAGCAATTCGTGCTCTGGAGATCCGTGATCAGATCCAAGTCATTAAGCAGGTCGATCATCGCACTGTGTTTCCCAATCCTTGGCCAGCCGTTCACGCCTCGGACTACTTTAAGGCGTTCAGTAACGATCAGCCAATTTTGTTTAGTCCGGGTCATGTGATCGTCCTAACAGCGCGGTGCTTCGAGAACAAAAAGGGACAGTTTATAATCAAGTTCATGGACTCGGATACCAAGCGCGAGGAGCTACACTTCAGTGTGCGTTTCGATGAGAAGGCAGTAGTGCGCAATTCGATGAACAAAAATTTTGA TTTCGGCAACGAGGAGCGTCATGGAGGCTTTCCCTTCGTCTTTAATCAGCAATTTAAGCTGGCGCTTGCGTTTACGGAACGCGAGGTTTTGACTGCCGTTGACGGTTATAACTTCTTCAGCTACACCTGGCGCACACCCAATGCCATGATGAATCTAGTGGGTTTCAAGGTGACCAGCATAAATGGCCTGGTAGTGCAGATAACTGGTGTGGATCACCTGCAGACGGGGGATCCCACGTGCGCTGGCTTCGAAAAATATTCCCGCCATGATTACGAATGTGTTTAG
- the LOC6735143 gene encoding ubiquitin-like modifier-activating enzyme ATG7, with protein MQNMSTENEIILQFAPWESFVSPTFWHKLAELKLDHDRLSDSKRSITGHYTNRNASGCLLEVDYTAYNRTAQPPKFSHCAIGTIYNKNTIEEFKALDKLQLLVDEGKELLADMCSGGALRDPSLLTRFFVLSFADLKCHSYYYWFAFPCPLTPTLKLQGAVRKLRDLANSSSYITALKALPTESQNFFILYANVEKNVVEARSLSSLDEKEVEFCYFGFADPSEYEHPAWIMRNYAAFLLQQCPSFVGKPLKFLGLRQNQQMNIDDSLVWQVIQTEACDLSQSEDIKFVGWELNKNGKMGPRMVCMRDSMDPAKLAENSVNLNLKLMKWRLVPDLNLEIISQTKCLLFGAGTLGCAVARNLLSWGFKHISLLDSGKVGFSNPVRQNLYTHADAVAGNRMKATTAAQRLKDINPSAEMAGYVLEIPMPGHTIGESLVAQTKEHLEVIEKLVQDHDVIFLLTDSRESRWLPTLLGAAKEKIVINAALGFDSYLVMRHGTTRKETGDDGQEIEGLKCINGDQLGCYFCNDVTAPGNSLKDRTLDQQCTVTRPGVSNIAASYAVELLVALLQHPRKELAPAYYAQSGRGKSEEAEEKVPEGLLGILPHSIRGMLCNYENILPATQKFAQCIACSVAVLNQYKKEGHAFLFKTFETAKYLEDLTGISEFKRLNSEIIDFDDEEFDMSDSDED; from the exons ATGCAAAACATGAGTACGGAAAATGagattattttgcaatttgctcCGTGGGAGTCCTTTGTGTCGCCCACTTTCTGGCACAAACTAGCGGAGCTTAAGCTAGACCACGATCGCCTGTCCGACTCGAAACGCTCCATTACTGGACACTACACAAACCGTAATGCAAGTGGATGCCTTTTGGAAGTGGACTACACGGCCTACAACAG AACGGCACAGCCACCAAAATTCAGCCATTGCGCTATAGGAACCATCTACAATAAGAACACAATCGAAGAGTTCAAGGCCCTGGACAAATTACAACTGCTGGTCGATGAGGGCAAGGAACTGCTGGCTGATATGTGCAGTGGTGGCGCCTTGAGAGATCCCAGTCTATTGACCCGGTTCTTTGTTCTCTCTTTTGCCGATTTAAAATGTCACAGCTACTACTATTGGTTCGCTTTTCCGTGCCCGCTTACGCCCACCTTAAAGCTTCAGGGCGCCGTCCGAAAACTGCGGGATTTAGCCAATAGTAGTAGCTATATAACGGCCCTAAAGGCCCTACCCACTGAGTCACAGAACTTCTTCATTCTGTATGCTAATGTGGAAAAGAATGTTGTCGAAGCACGTAGTTTAAGTTCCCTTGACGAAAAGGAAGTCGAGTTCTGTTATTTTGGGTTTGCCGATCCCAGCGAGTATGAGCATCCAGCTTGGATAATGCGAAACTATGCTGCCTTTCTGCTTCAGCAATG TCCCTCTTTTGTTGGAAAACCACTAAAGTTTCTTGGCCTGcgacaaaatcaacaaatgaACATCGATGACAGCCTTGTATGGCAGGTGATTCAGACCGAAGCATGCGATCTTAGCCAAAGTGAAGATATTAAGTTCGTGGGCTGGGagctaaataaaaatggcaaaatgggGCCAAGAATGGTGTGCATGAGGGACAGCATGGATCCAGCCAA ACTCGCTGAGAACTCTGTTAACCTCAACCTGAAACTAATGAAGTGGCGTCTAGTTCCCGATCTCAATCTTGAAATCATCTCCCAAACAAAATGCCTGCTTTTTGGAGCTGGTACTTTAGGTTGCGCTGTAGCTAGAAATCTGCTG tcCTGGGGATTTAAGCACATAAGCCTCTTGGACAGCGGTAAGGTTGGGTTCTCTAATCCAGTGCGGCAGAATCTCTATACGCATGCAGATGCTGTGGCGGGCAATCGGATGAAGGCTACTACAGCTGCCCAGAGATTGAAGGATATCAATCCGTCTGCGGAAATGGCGGGTTATGTGCTGGAGATTCCTATGCCTGGGCATACTATAGGTGAATCGCTTGTAGCCCAGACGAAGGAACATTTGGAGGTTATCGAAAAGCTTGTGCAGGACCATGATGTCATCTTTTTGCTCACGGATTCGCGCGAAAGCCGTTGGCTGCCCACCCTGCTAGGAGCGGCAAAGGAAAAA ATTGTCATCAATGCAGCATTGGGCTTTGATAGTTATCTGGTAATGCGACATGGCACTACGCGTAAGGAGACAGGCGATGATGGCCAAGAAATCGAAGGACTTAAGTGCATTAATGGCGATCAATTAGGTTGCTACTTTTGTAACGATGTAACGGCCCCCGGAAAT TCGCTCAAAGACCGCACGTTGGATCAACAGTGCACCGTGACACGACCCGGAGTATCCAACATTGCCGCCAGCTATGCGGTGGAATTGTTGGTGGCTTTGCTGCAGCATCCTCGAAAGGAGCTGGCACCCGCCTACTACGCacagagtgggcgtggcaagtcgGAGGAGGCGGAAGAAAAGGTGCCGGAGGGTCTGCTGGGAATTTTGCCACACTCCATCCGCGGAATGCTGTGCAACTACGAGAATATCTTGCCCGCTACCCAAAAGTTTGCGCAGTGTATAGCTTGTTCAGTG gCCGTCCTAAATCAATATAAAAAAGAGGGTCATGCTTTCCTCTTTAAAACTTTTGAAACCGCCAAGTATCTGGAGGATTTGACTGGTATCTCCGAATTTAAGCGGTTAAACAGCGag ATTATCGATTTTGATGATGAAGAATTCGACATGTCCGATAGCGACGAAGATTAG